A genome region from Pseudomonas helmanticensis includes the following:
- a CDS encoding OmpA family protein: protein MSIVRTALPLILLTSVLTGCAGLQKTDWPTCAAVGGVVGAGLGATESSAWAGYGALLVGGTAAAYCWVHGDGDEDGDGVPDSRDKCPHTPKGVQVDADGCPPPAPAPVVEEAVVVKEETIVIRDVHFQFDKATLTGPDKQVLDKVATRLKQESSTAQLTVTGHTDSVGSDAYNKKLSDRRAHSVVEYLIQQGVPRASFVSVSGLGESQPVADNKTADGRAQNRRTEIKIVR from the coding sequence ATGAGCATAGTTCGGACAGCATTACCTTTGATTCTGCTAACCAGTGTGTTGACTGGTTGCGCAGGTTTGCAAAAAACCGACTGGCCGACCTGTGCGGCGGTCGGTGGCGTGGTCGGCGCTGGTCTCGGCGCTACCGAAAGTTCGGCATGGGCCGGCTACGGCGCGTTGCTGGTCGGTGGTACGGCAGCGGCTTATTGCTGGGTACACGGTGATGGCGACGAAGACGGCGACGGTGTGCCGGATAGCCGCGACAAGTGCCCGCACACGCCTAAAGGCGTGCAAGTCGACGCTGACGGTTGCCCTCCACCAGCGCCTGCACCCGTGGTCGAAGAAGCTGTAGTGGTCAAGGAAGAAACCATTGTCATCCGTGATGTTCACTTCCAGTTCGACAAAGCCACGTTGACCGGCCCTGACAAACAGGTGCTCGACAAAGTCGCCACTCGCCTGAAACAGGAATCCTCGACTGCACAACTGACCGTGACCGGTCACACCGACAGCGTCGGCAGCGATGCCTACAACAAGAAACTGTCGGATCGTCGTGCGCACTCGGTGGTGGAATACCTGATCCAGCAGGGTGTGCCGCGCGCCAGCTTCGTTTCGGTGTCCGGTCTGGGTGAAAGCCAGCCTGTTGCCGACAACAAAACCGCTGACGGTCGTGCGCAAAACCGTCGTACCGAAATCAAAATCGTCCGCTAG
- a CDS encoding DUF6231 family protein: protein MNVAISSRTPQQALAALLDRYAPARLLLIGASEFPALSAFKAAHPDTVVAHAAPGALPAELAAQRFDLALVVDCLEHLPKRDGLNLLGGIRNLNASRIAVLADLSASGWQETDFYSLALQASERFQRDEQTLTLFTYDLLDYKQVPDWLNSRFWANPENFGKYWW from the coding sequence ATGAACGTCGCCATTTCTTCCCGCACGCCGCAACAGGCGTTGGCCGCTTTGCTGGATCGCTACGCCCCGGCGCGTCTGCTGCTGATCGGCGCCAGTGAGTTTCCGGCGTTGAGTGCCTTTAAAGCGGCGCATCCGGATACCGTCGTCGCCCACGCCGCGCCCGGCGCCTTGCCTGCCGAACTGGCGGCGCAGCGTTTCGATCTGGCGCTGGTGGTCGATTGCCTGGAGCATTTGCCCAAGCGCGATGGCCTGAACCTGTTGGGCGGCATCCGCAACCTCAACGCCAGCCGCATCGCTGTACTGGCGGATCTGTCGGCCAGCGGCTGGCAGGAAACCGACTTCTATTCGCTGGCCCTGCAAGCCAGTGAACGTTTTCAACGCGACGAGCAGACGCTGACCTTGTTCACCTACGATCTGCTTGACTACAAACAAGTCCCCGACTGGCTCAACTCACGGTTCTGGGCCAATCCGGAAAATTTCGGGAAATACTGGTGGTAA
- a CDS encoding YchJ family protein codes for MSTAICPCGSGNLLDACCGHYHEGHPAPCAEALMRSRYSAYVLGLIDYLVATTLPAQQAGLNRQSISDWSAQSTWLGLDVESSEVFGGQPEHAFVTFTARWHDDQGEHSHRERSSFVQNTGRWYFIDPTVQLKLGRNDSCPCASGQKFKKCCAGYFGA; via the coding sequence ATGAGTACAGCCATTTGCCCCTGCGGCAGCGGCAATTTGCTGGATGCCTGCTGCGGCCATTATCACGAAGGCCATCCGGCGCCGTGCGCCGAAGCCTTGATGCGTTCGCGCTACAGCGCGTATGTGCTGGGTCTGATCGATTACCTTGTGGCGACCACCCTGCCTGCTCAGCAAGCGGGACTGAATCGTCAATCGATCAGCGACTGGAGCGCGCAAAGCACCTGGCTCGGCCTGGATGTCGAAAGCTCGGAAGTCTTCGGCGGTCAGCCGGAACACGCCTTCGTCACCTTCACCGCGCGCTGGCACGACGATCAGGGTGAACACAGCCATCGCGAGCGCTCCTCGTTCGTGCAGAACACCGGACGCTGGTACTTCATTGATCCGACGGTGCAATTGAAGCTGGGGCGCAACGACAGTTGCCCGTGCGCCAGCGGGCAGAAGTTCAAGAAGTGCTGCGCGGGGTATTTTGGTGCTTGA
- a CDS encoding LEA type 2 family protein: MLGRRRTCQCFIMMLILNLGGCASWFSDDSVDPAVHLVKVEVVRAKLLEQKFILHFRIDNPNDSDLTVRGLEYRIHLADMLLADGEHEHWITVAPKSSSFYKVPIRTNLWPQVKEVVKMLKNPHQQIPYRLQGEMETGLFIAHYVHLERNGVIIPADLIPEQHR, from the coding sequence ATGCTCGGTCGTCGGCGCACCTGCCAATGCTTCATTATGATGCTGATCCTGAACCTCGGCGGTTGCGCCTCATGGTTCAGCGACGACAGCGTCGACCCCGCCGTGCACCTGGTAAAAGTCGAGGTGGTGCGGGCGAAATTACTCGAACAGAAATTCATCCTGCACTTTCGCATCGACAACCCCAACGACAGTGACCTGACCGTGCGCGGCCTCGAATACCGCATTCATCTGGCCGACATGTTGCTGGCCGACGGTGAGCACGAACACTGGATTACCGTCGCGCCGAAAAGCAGTTCGTTCTACAAAGTGCCGATCCGCACCAACCTGTGGCCGCAGGTGAAAGAAGTGGTGAAAATGCTGAAAAATCCACACCAGCAGATCCCCTATCGCCTGCAAGGGGAAATGGAAACCGGTTTATTCATCGCGCATTACGTGCACCTTGAGCGCAATGGCGTGATAATCCCCGCCGATTTAATTCCGGAGCAACACCGATGA
- a CDS encoding SEC-C metal-binding domain-containing protein, with product MTQQPHVHGPDCNHDHDHDHHHDHDHGHVHGPNCGHAHQEPVRNALKDVGRNDPCPCGNGKKFKKCHGA from the coding sequence ATGACCCAGCAACCTCATGTCCATGGCCCTGACTGCAACCACGATCATGATCATGACCATCATCACGATCACGACCACGGCCATGTTCACGGCCCGAACTGCGGCCACGCCCACCAGGAACCGGTGCGCAACGCCCTGAAAGACGTCGGCCGCAATGATCCTTGCCCATGTGGCAACGGCAAGAAATTCAAGAAGTGCCACGGCGCTTGA
- a CDS encoding cysteine hydrolase family protein, which yields MELQATAALIIIDQQKGILQPRLGRRNNPQAEARILDLLGLWRRSGRPVIHVQHLSREPDSVFWPEQEGVEFQQRFLPQDGEWLIQKQVPDAFCATGLEARLREAGISQLIIVGVATNNSVESTARTAGNLGFAAWVAEDACFTFDKADYFGTLRTAEEVHGMSLGNLHGEYATVVSAAQILVAG from the coding sequence ATGGAGCTTCAGGCCACCGCTGCACTGATCATCATCGACCAGCAAAAAGGCATCCTGCAGCCGCGTCTCGGGCGGCGCAATAACCCCCAGGCGGAAGCGCGAATCCTCGATCTGCTGGGGCTTTGGCGGCGTAGCGGACGGCCGGTGATTCATGTTCAGCATTTGTCCCGCGAGCCGGATTCGGTGTTTTGGCCCGAGCAGGAAGGCGTGGAGTTTCAGCAGCGGTTTTTGCCGCAGGACGGGGAGTGGCTGATTCAGAAGCAGGTGCCGGATGCGTTTTGTGCCACTGGATTAGAGGCGCGGTTGCGCGAGGCAGGCATCTCGCAATTGATCATCGTCGGTGTGGCGACGAACAACTCAGTGGAGTCAACGGCGCGTACGGCGGGCAATCTTGGCTTTGCTGCGTGGGTGGCGGAGGACGCGTGCTTTACCTTCGACAAGGCCGATTATTTTGGCACGTTGCGCACGGCTGAAGAGGTGCACGGGATGTCGCTGGGGAATTTGCACGGGGAGTATGCGACGGTGGTCAGTGCTGCGCAGATTCTGGTGGCTGGCTGA
- a CDS encoding glutathione binding-like protein, giving the protein MIDLYYWTTPNGHKISLFLEEAGLPYNLHPINISQGEQFQPHFLKIAPNNRIPAIVDHQPADGGEPLSLFESGAILLYLAEKTGQFLPKDLRGRQTALQWLFWQMGGLGPMAGQNHHFSQFAPEKIPYAIKRYIDETARLYGVLNKQLADNEFVAGSEYSIADMAIYPWIVSHKWQSQNLEDFPHVQRWFNHIKDRPATVKAYALVPKVNPPKA; this is encoded by the coding sequence ATGATCGACCTGTATTACTGGACCACCCCCAACGGCCACAAGATCTCCCTGTTCCTCGAAGAAGCCGGCCTGCCGTACAACCTCCACCCGATCAACATCAGTCAGGGCGAGCAGTTCCAGCCGCACTTTCTGAAAATCGCCCCGAACAACCGCATCCCGGCCATCGTCGATCATCAGCCTGCCGATGGCGGCGAGCCGTTGTCGCTGTTCGAATCCGGGGCGATTCTGTTGTATCTGGCGGAGAAAACCGGCCAGTTCCTGCCCAAGGATCTGCGTGGCCGGCAAACAGCGCTGCAATGGCTGTTCTGGCAAATGGGTGGTTTGGGGCCGATGGCCGGGCAGAATCATCACTTCAGCCAGTTCGCGCCGGAGAAAATTCCTTACGCGATCAAGCGCTACATCGATGAGACGGCGCGTCTGTATGGTGTGTTGAACAAGCAATTGGCCGATAACGAATTCGTTGCCGGCAGCGAATACAGCATCGCCGACATGGCGATTTATCCGTGGATCGTCTCGCACAAGTGGCAGAGCCAGAACCTTGAGGATTTCCCGCATGTGCAGCGCTGGTTCAACCACATCAAGGATCGCCCGGCGACAGTGAAGGCGTATGCGCTGGTGCCGAAGGTCAATCCACCGAAGGCTTGA
- a CDS encoding penicillin acylase family protein — protein MASPALTHFLPRFGVAAAVAGVLSLSGCQTWNTQDTLPPTSGVQPLKGLAQNVSVRRNAMGMPLIESNTFHDALFSLGYVHASDRINQMVTLRLLAQGRLAEMSGASMLDADRYMRAVNLKKSAGELYKASSPRLKRFFEVYARGVNAYLFRYADKLPGDLASSGYKPEYWKPEDSALIFALLNFSQSANLPEEISSLVLAQTVTTDKLAWLTPSAPDENLPLAEADKLQGIKLNGQIPGLTELSNASQQLAALNLLGTPSANNWAIAPQRSRSGKSILASDAHGPLAAPSLWSFVQIRAPKYQAAGVTVAGLPMVLGGFNGKVAWSMTSVLGDNQDLFLEKIRRQGNSLTYEVNGKWQPLTVRNETYFVKGQRPIREAVYETRHGALLNSAQAAAQGNGFGLALQTPSFTDDKSLDAFFDLSRAQTVERASDASREIRAIALNLVFADASNIGWQVTGRFPNRREGEGLLPSPGWEGRYDWDGYADPMLHPYDQDPAQGWLGTANQRVIPHGYGMQLSNSWAAPERGERLAELAGSGKHDSRSVIAMQYDQTSTFAAKLKKMFEAPGMKQSLKQAIDALPEADRSKAREAFTRLMAFDGKLSATSADAAIYELFLQESMKQIFLDELGPQSSPAWKAFIANGDLSYAAQADHLLGREDSPFWDDIRTPNKEDKPTILARSLAAAITAGDSQLGGDHRAWQWGKLHTYQWTNANGRNVRGPLAAGGDHTTLNTSAFAWGQDFTTTRAPSMRFIVDFGQAEPLMGQNGTGQSGNPVSPNYLNGIDAWLKGQYVGLPMQPQNFDRVYGKARLTLTPGK, from the coding sequence ATGGCCTCGCCAGCCCTCACACATTTTCTTCCCCGGTTCGGCGTTGCCGCAGCAGTGGCCGGTGTTTTGAGCCTGTCCGGTTGCCAGACCTGGAACACTCAGGACACCCTCCCGCCCACCTCCGGCGTGCAACCGCTCAAGGGGCTGGCGCAGAACGTTTCAGTGCGACGCAATGCCATGGGCATGCCGTTGATCGAAAGCAATACCTTCCACGACGCGCTATTCAGCCTCGGCTATGTGCACGCCAGCGACCGCATCAACCAGATGGTCACCCTGCGCCTGTTGGCTCAGGGCCGTCTGGCGGAAATGTCCGGCGCCTCCATGCTCGACGCCGACCGCTACATGCGCGCGGTCAACCTGAAGAAAAGCGCCGGCGAGCTCTATAAAGCGTCGTCGCCACGCCTCAAGCGTTTCTTCGAAGTCTATGCACGCGGCGTCAACGCCTACCTGTTCCGCTACGCCGACAAGCTGCCGGGCGACCTCGCCTCCAGCGGCTACAAGCCGGAATACTGGAAACCAGAAGACTCGGCGCTGATTTTCGCCCTGCTGAATTTCAGCCAGTCGGCCAACCTGCCGGAAGAAATTTCCTCGCTGGTGCTCGCGCAAACCGTGACCACCGACAAGCTCGCCTGGCTGACCCCGTCCGCGCCTGACGAAAACCTGCCTCTGGCCGAGGCCGACAAGCTGCAAGGCATCAAGCTCAACGGGCAGATCCCGGGGCTGACCGAACTAAGCAACGCCAGCCAGCAACTGGCAGCGCTGAACCTGCTGGGCACGCCGTCGGCAAATAACTGGGCAATCGCCCCGCAACGCAGCCGTAGCGGCAAAAGCATTCTCGCCAGCGACGCCCATGGCCCGCTGGCCGCACCGTCGCTGTGGAGCTTCGTGCAGATTCGCGCGCCGAAATATCAGGCAGCGGGCGTCACCGTCGCCGGTTTGCCGATGGTGCTGGGTGGCTTCAACGGCAAAGTGGCGTGGAGCATGACCAGCGTGCTCGGCGACAACCAGGACCTGTTCCTGGAAAAAATCCGCCGCCAGGGCAACAGCCTGACCTACGAGGTCAATGGCAAATGGCAGCCACTGACCGTGCGCAACGAAACCTATTTCGTCAAAGGCCAACGACCGATTCGCGAAGCGGTATACGAAACCCGCCATGGCGCGCTGCTCAATAGTGCGCAAGCAGCGGCGCAGGGCAATGGCTTCGGCCTGGCCTTGCAGACGCCAAGCTTCACCGACGACAAGTCGCTGGACGCGTTTTTTGACCTGAGCCGCGCGCAAACCGTGGAACGTGCTTCGGATGCCAGCCGCGAGATCCGCGCCATTGCGCTGAATCTGGTGTTCGCAGACGCGAGCAATATCGGCTGGCAAGTCACCGGACGTTTCCCCAATCGCCGTGAAGGCGAAGGCCTGCTGCCGTCGCCGGGCTGGGAAGGTCGCTATGACTGGGACGGTTACGCCGACCCGATGCTGCACCCGTACGATCAGGATCCGGCACAGGGCTGGCTCGGCACCGCCAACCAGCGGGTCATCCCGCATGGCTACGGCATGCAGTTGTCGAACTCCTGGGCTGCGCCGGAACGTGGTGAACGCCTGGCGGAACTGGCCGGCAGCGGCAAGCACGACAGCCGCAGCGTGATCGCCATGCAGTACGACCAGACCAGCACTTTCGCCGCCAAGCTGAAGAAGATGTTCGAGGCACCGGGGATGAAGCAATCGCTGAAACAAGCGATCGATGCTTTACCGGAAGCCGATCGCAGCAAGGCGCGTGAAGCGTTCACCCGCTTGATGGCGTTTGACGGCAAGCTCAGCGCGACGTCGGCCGATGCGGCGATTTACGAGCTGTTCCTGCAGGAAAGCATGAAACAGATTTTCCTCGACGAACTCGGTCCGCAAAGCAGCCCGGCGTGGAAGGCGTTCATCGCCAATGGCGACTTGTCCTACGCGGCGCAGGCCGATCATCTGCTCGGTCGCGAAGACAGTCCATTCTGGGACGACATTCGTACGCCGAACAAAGAAGACAAACCGACCATCCTCGCGCGCAGTCTTGCCGCAGCAATCACCGCCGGCGACAGCCAGTTGGGTGGCGATCACCGTGCCTGGCAATGGGGCAAGCTGCACACCTACCAATGGACCAATGCCAATGGCCGGAACGTGCGCGGGCCGCTGGCGGCGGGTGGCGATCACACCACGTTGAACACTTCGGCGTTCGCCTGGGGCCAGGATTTCACCACCACCCGTGCACCGTCGATGCGCTTCATCGTCGACTTCGGCCAGGCTGAACCGCTGATGGGCCAGAACGGTACCGGCCAATCGGGTAATCCGGTCAGCCCGAATTACCTCAATGGCATCGATGCGTGGCTGAAGGGGCAGTACGTCGGCCTGCCGATGCAGCCGCAGAACTTTGACCGGGTATACGGCAAAGCGCGTTTGACCCTGACGCCGGGCAAGTAA
- a CDS encoding ligase-associated DNA damage response exonuclease, whose amino-acid sequence MDLVIARPEGLYCPAGDFYIDPWRPVERSVITHAHGDHARTGNQHYLASSASEGILRARLGQDINLQTLAYGQRLSHHGVTLSFHPAGHVLGSAQVRLEYGGEVWVASGDYKVEPDGTCAPFEPVRCHTFITESTFGLPIYRWQPQAQIFAEINQWWAANIAAGKASVLFCYSFGKAQRILHGIDESLGPILSHGAVEPLNRVYREAGVYLPATIYAGDVAKNDPRMREALVIAPPSAGGSSWMRRFGDFSDAFASGWMRLRGTRRRRGVDRGFVLSDHADWAGLLWAIEQTGAERVMVTHGSIGVLVRHLREQGLDAQGFNTEYGDDEEDNIAAQPTIAEMPA is encoded by the coding sequence ATGGACCTTGTTATCGCGCGCCCGGAAGGTTTGTACTGCCCCGCCGGGGATTTCTACATTGACCCGTGGCGCCCCGTCGAGCGTTCGGTGATTACCCATGCCCACGGCGATCACGCGCGTACCGGCAACCAGCACTACCTGGCCAGCAGCGCCAGCGAAGGGATTCTGCGCGCGCGACTCGGTCAAGACATCAACCTGCAAACCCTCGCCTACGGTCAGCGCCTGAGCCATCACGGCGTCACCCTGAGTTTTCACCCGGCGGGTCACGTCCTCGGTTCGGCACAAGTGCGTCTTGAATACGGCGGTGAAGTCTGGGTTGCGTCCGGCGATTACAAGGTCGAGCCGGACGGTACCTGCGCGCCGTTCGAACCAGTGCGCTGCCACACCTTCATCACCGAATCGACCTTCGGCCTGCCGATCTATCGCTGGCAACCGCAGGCGCAGATCTTCGCCGAGATCAATCAGTGGTGGGCGGCGAACATCGCTGCCGGCAAGGCCAGCGTGCTGTTCTGCTATTCGTTCGGCAAGGCACAGCGGATTCTGCATGGCATCGATGAAAGCCTCGGCCCGATCCTCAGCCATGGCGCGGTCGAACCGCTGAACCGGGTCTACCGCGAGGCCGGGGTGTATTTGCCGGCGACGATCTACGCCGGTGACGTCGCCAAGAACGATCCGCGCATGCGTGAGGCGCTGGTCATCGCCCCGCCCTCGGCGGGAGGCAGCAGCTGGATGCGGCGTTTCGGCGATTTCAGCGACGCGTTCGCCAGTGGCTGGATGCGCTTGCGCGGCACGCGACGGCGGCGCGGTGTCGACCGTGGCTTCGTGCTTTCCGATCACGCCGACTGGGCCGGGTTGCTCTGGGCGATCGAACAAACCGGCGCCGAACGGGTGATGGTTACCCACGGTTCGATCGGCGTGCTGGTGCGTCATCTGCGCGAGCAAGGTCTGGATGCGCAAGGCTTCAACACCGAATACGGCGATGACGAAGAAGACAACATCGCCGCCCAGCCAACCATCGCCGAGATGCCCGCATGA
- a CDS encoding ATP-dependent DNA ligase: MKAFAELYAELDATTSSNAKLAAMQAYFAQAAPQDAAWAVYFLSGGRPRQLVPVRILREIAVNMSGLEPWLFEESYQAVGDLAETISLVLPENLHSSEAGLAQWIEDKLLPLRGETPEFLSRQLPALWAQLDRSSLMLCIKLITGSFRVGVSKLLVTRALASMAGLDSKRVAQRLVGYTDLSNRPNAASYLKLIAPESADEHAQRGGQPYPFFLAHALSQPVEEFEALIGPASDWQIEWKWDGIRAQVVKRDGKLWVWSRGEELVTERFPELDVLVHGLPDGTVIDGEIVVWKSTHPSTEDAFDPQSNEPPAVQPFALLQQRIGRKTLDKKILEEVPVVVLAYDLLEWQGEDWRNQPQAKRRAQLEEVIARCNSPVLLPSPVLTGSDWFDLARQREASRRLGVEGMMLKARDSLYGVGRTKDMGVWWKWKVDPFSVDAVLIYAQRGHGRRASLYSDYTFAVWDGPPESSQRALVPFAKAYSGLTDAEMRQVDSIVRKTTVEKFGPVSSVKPSLVFELGFEGIALSRRHKSGIAVRFPRMLRWRQDKTVDEADSLATLQDLLA; this comes from the coding sequence ATGAAGGCCTTCGCCGAGTTGTACGCCGAACTCGACGCGACCACGTCGAGCAACGCCAAACTGGCGGCGATGCAGGCTTATTTCGCCCAGGCGGCACCGCAAGATGCAGCGTGGGCAGTGTATTTCCTGTCAGGCGGCCGACCTCGGCAACTGGTGCCGGTGCGAATTCTGCGCGAGATTGCCGTGAACATGTCCGGCCTCGAACCCTGGCTGTTCGAGGAAAGTTATCAGGCTGTCGGCGATCTGGCGGAAACCATTTCGTTGGTACTCCCGGAAAATCTGCACAGTTCTGAAGCCGGCCTTGCGCAATGGATCGAAGACAAACTGCTGCCGTTGCGCGGTGAAACGCCAGAATTTTTGAGCAGGCAACTCCCGGCGCTGTGGGCGCAACTGGATCGTTCAAGCCTGATGCTGTGCATCAAACTGATCACCGGCAGCTTCCGCGTTGGCGTGTCGAAATTGCTCGTTACCCGTGCACTGGCGTCGATGGCCGGTCTGGACAGCAAACGCGTGGCGCAACGCCTGGTCGGCTACACCGACCTGTCCAATCGCCCGAACGCTGCCAGTTATCTGAAACTGATTGCCCCTGAATCCGCCGACGAGCATGCCCAGCGAGGCGGTCAGCCTTACCCGTTTTTCCTCGCCCACGCGTTGTCGCAACCGGTTGAAGAATTTGAAGCGTTGATCGGGCCGGCCAGCGATTGGCAGATCGAATGGAAGTGGGACGGCATCCGCGCACAAGTGGTCAAGCGCGACGGCAAGTTGTGGGTGTGGTCGCGCGGAGAAGAACTGGTCACCGAGCGCTTTCCCGAACTGGATGTGCTGGTTCACGGGCTGCCCGATGGCACAGTGATCGACGGCGAAATCGTCGTGTGGAAAAGCACCCATCCCAGCACCGAAGATGCTTTCGATCCGCAATCCAACGAACCGCCAGCGGTACAGCCGTTCGCCCTGTTGCAGCAGCGCATTGGCCGCAAAACCCTCGACAAAAAGATTCTCGAAGAAGTGCCGGTGGTGGTGCTCGCCTACGACTTGCTGGAATGGCAAGGCGAAGACTGGCGCAATCAACCGCAGGCCAAACGCCGCGCGCAACTGGAAGAGGTCATCGCTCGCTGTAACAGCCCGGTGCTGCTGCCCTCGCCGGTGCTGACCGGCAGCGACTGGTTCGACCTTGCCCGCCAGCGCGAGGCCTCTCGGCGCTTGGGTGTGGAAGGCATGATGTTAAAGGCGCGTGACTCGCTATACGGTGTTGGCCGTACCAAAGACATGGGCGTGTGGTGGAAGTGGAAAGTTGATCCGTTCAGCGTCGATGCCGTGCTGATTTATGCGCAACGCGGCCATGGGCGCCGGGCCAGTTTGTACAGCGACTACACCTTTGCGGTGTGGGATGGTCCGCCGGAGTCGAGCCAACGGGCGCTGGTGCCATTCGCCAAGGCTTATTCAGGGCTGACGGATGCGGAGATGCGTCAGGTCGACAGCATTGTGCGCAAGACCACGGTGGAGAAATTCGGCCCCGTCAGTAGCGTGAAACCGAGCCTGGTGTTTGAGCTGGGCTTCGAAGGCATCGCCCTGTCGCGGCGGCATAAAAGCGGAATTGCGGTGCGTTTCCCGAGGATGCTGCGCTGGCGGCAGGATAAGACCGTCGATGAAGCGGACAGCCTGGCCACTCTGCAAGACCTGCTGGCCTGA
- a CDS encoding transporter substrate-binding domain-containing protein — MKKALLTLSALALCMAAGSALAKEYKELRFGVDPSYAPFESKAADGSLVGFDIDLGNAICAELKVKCKWVESDFDGMIPGLKANKFDGVISSMTVTPAREKVIDFSSELFSGPTAYVSKKGSGITADVASLKGKTVGYEQGTIQEAYAKAVLDKAGVKTQAYQNQDQVYSDLTSGRLDAGIQDMLQAELGFLKSPQGADYDVSKPVDNELLPAKTAVGIKKGNTELKALLDKGIKALHDDGKYAEIQKKHFGDLILYSGK, encoded by the coding sequence ATGAAAAAAGCATTGCTGACCCTTTCTGCACTGGCGTTGTGCATGGCCGCTGGCTCCGCGCTGGCCAAGGAATACAAAGAGCTGCGCTTTGGCGTTGACCCTTCGTACGCACCGTTTGAGTCGAAAGCGGCCGACGGCAGCCTGGTGGGCTTCGACATCGACCTGGGCAACGCGATCTGCGCCGAACTGAAGGTCAAGTGCAAGTGGGTCGAAAGTGACTTTGACGGCATGATTCCGGGCCTCAAAGCCAATAAATTCGACGGTGTGATCTCGTCGATGACCGTGACCCCGGCCCGCGAAAAAGTCATCGACTTCTCCAGCGAGCTGTTCTCCGGCCCGACGGCCTACGTGTCGAAAAAAGGTTCCGGTATCACCGCCGACGTCGCGTCGCTGAAGGGTAAAACCGTCGGTTACGAGCAAGGCACCATTCAAGAAGCCTACGCCAAAGCCGTACTGGACAAGGCCGGCGTGAAAACCCAGGCCTATCAGAACCAGGATCAGGTGTACTCCGACCTGACCTCCGGCCGTCTCGACGCTGGTATCCAGGACATGTTGCAAGCCGAACTGGGCTTTTTGAAGTCGCCACAGGGCGCCGACTATGACGTCAGCAAGCCAGTCGACAACGAATTGCTGCCAGCCAAAACCGCTGTCGGTATTAAGAAAGGTAACACTGAGCTGAAGGCGCTTTTAGATAAAGGTATCAAAGCGTTACACGACGACGGCAAATACGCCGAGATTCAAAAGAAACACTTTGGCGATCTGATTCTGTACAGCGGCAAATAA
- a CDS encoding ABC transporter permease → MFETLLQNLGLSAFSLKGFGPLLLEGTWMTIKLSALSLLVAVLLGLIGASAKLSKIKLVRLPAQLYTTLIRGVPDLVLMLLIFYSLQTWLTTLTDYLEWEYIEIDPFSAGVLTLGFIYGAYFTETFRGAILAVPRGQVEAATAYGLKRGQRFRFVVFPQMMRFALPGIGNNWMVMLKATALVSIIGLADLVKAAQDAGKSTYQLFYFLVLAALIYLLITSASNFILRWLERRYAAGSREAVR, encoded by the coding sequence ATGTTCGAAACCCTCCTGCAAAATCTGGGGCTCTCCGCCTTCAGCCTCAAAGGCTTCGGTCCTTTGTTGCTGGAAGGCACCTGGATGACCATCAAATTATCGGCGTTGTCGCTGCTGGTGGCCGTGTTGCTCGGTCTGATCGGCGCCAGTGCCAAACTGTCAAAAATCAAATTGGTGCGCCTGCCCGCCCAGCTCTACACCACGCTGATTCGCGGGGTGCCGGACCTGGTGCTGATGCTGTTGATCTTCTACAGCCTGCAAACCTGGTTGACGACGCTGACCGACTACCTGGAATGGGAATACATCGAGATCGACCCGTTCAGCGCCGGGGTGCTGACCCTCGGCTTCATCTATGGCGCGTATTTCACCGAAACCTTCCGCGGCGCGATTCTCGCGGTGCCGCGCGGTCAGGTCGAAGCCGCCACGGCGTACGGCCTCAAACGCGGCCAGCGCTTTCGCTTCGTGGTGTTTCCGCAAATGATGCGCTTTGCCCTGCCAGGTATCGGCAACAACTGGATGGTGATGCTCAAGGCCACCGCGCTGGTGTCGATCATCGGCCTCGCCGATCTGGTCAAAGCCGCGCAGGACGCCGGTAAAAGCACTTATCAACTGTTCTACTTCCTGGTCCTCGCTGCGTTGATTTACCTGCTGATCACCAGTGCGTCGAACTTCATTCTGCGCTGGCTCGAACGCCGTTATGCCGCCGGTTCCCGGGAGGCCGTACGATGA